gctgagggggaggagctgtggaggctgctgagggggaggagctgtggaggctgctgagtgggaggagctgtggaggctgctgagggggaggagctgtggaggctgctgagggggaggagctgtggaggctgctgagggggaggagcagtggaggctgctgagggggaggagctgtggaggctgctgagggggaggagctgtgaaggctgctgagggggaggagcagtggaggctgctgagggggaggAGCTGTAaaggctgctggggggaggagCTGTAAAGGCTGCTGGGGGGGAGGAgctgtggaggctgctggggggaggagctgtggaggctgctgagggggaggagctgtggaggctgctgagggggaggagctgtggaggctgctgagggggaggagctgtggaggctgctgagggggaggagcagcggaggctgctgagggggaggagctgtggaagctgctgagggggaggagctgtggaagctgctgagtgggaggagctgtggaggctgctgagggggaggagctgagggggaggagctgtggaggctgctgagggggaggagctgtggaggctgctgagggggaggagctgtggaggctgctgagggggaggagctgtggaggctgctgagggggaggAGCTGTGGAGGAGGACGGATCATAACAACGTCCGGATGGAGGCAAATGGAAAGGCACCAAACACCCGGAGAACAATGTCTCTGATGTATTCGACACCATTCCTCTGTTTCCACTCATCTCGCCAATTAAGGTGCCAGCAACCTCCTGTGGTAAGGGAGGCTATAGCAGGTCAGAGAGGAGGATCCTCCATTTTGTTTTGCTGTGCTGGGTCGTTGGCTGATTAAGAGGACAGGGTCCAGTGTGACGGACGATAGAGGTGACTGTGAAGCCAAACACACAGCGGGTGTCTGTCCACGGTTTGTTAGAAGGACTGGTTCATGATAACACTCAGTCAGACGTGTGGATTCTCAGTGTCCATGTTTATTCATATAGCATGCTGACCTGCCTCTGAGTGTTCAATTCAGTTTAAACTACAAGAATAGAATGTTCCCTCTACTCCTCTTTCAGTTGAAGGGGAATAGAATGTTCCCTCTACTCCTCTTTCAGTTGAAGAGGAATAGATTGTTCCTTCTACTCTTTCAGTTGAAGGGGAATAGAATGTTCCCTCTACTCCTCTTTCAGTTGAAGGGGAATAGAATGTTCCCTCTACTCCTCTTTCAGTTGAAGGAGAATAGAATGTTCCCTCTACTCCTCTTTCAGTTGAAGGAGAATAGAATGATCCCTCTACTTCTGTCCTTCAGTTGAAGGGGAATAGAATGTCCCCTCTACTTCTGTCTTTCAGTTGAAGGGGAATAGAATGTTCCCTCTACTTCTGTCCTTCAGTTGAAGGGGAATGGAATGTCCCCTCTACTTCTGTCTTTCAGTTGAAGGGGAATAGAATGTCCCCCTCTACTTCTGTCCTTCAGTTGAAGGGGAATGGAATGTTCCCTCTACTTCTGTCTTTCAGTTGAAGGGGAATAGAATGTCCCCTCTACTTCTGTCTTTCAGTTGAAGGGGAATAGAATGTCCCCTCTACTTCTGTCTTTCAATTGAAGGGGAATAGAATGTCCCCCTCTACTTCTGTCCTTCAGTTGAAGGGGAATGGAATGTTCCCTCTACTTCTGTCCTTCAGTTGAAGGGGAATGgaactctccttctccctttgttcCATGGAAGACTAAATAAAAAGCAGATTCTCTGTTGTGTCTCCAGCATCCTGCCTTTCTTGCCCTCCACTCCTCTGACTTAAGAGAGCAGATCCTAaactgtccatctctcctcttccttcgcAACCGTTCTTCTAGGCgttgtcccaaaaggcaccctgttccctttacagTGGCTAGCCTCTTCGCTCCGGGAGACCTGTAACTATACACACTGATCTCCCGTACGCCGAAAAACATATTTACCAGCCCTCTAGTTGACCTAAATAATGTGTGAAAAGAAACATTTATTTCCAACTTTTCTTGAGTGGACCGAATTCACACCATATCTCCCTAAAACGTAGGGTTCTGCCAGCTGGGTTCAGGCGGTAATCTATACTGAAATATCAACGCAACATACAAAGCTTCCAaggatttgactgagttacagttcatataaggaaaccaGTCGATTGAAtcaaattcattaggccctaatctatggatttcacatgactgggaagacagatatggatctgttggtcacagataggggtgtggatcagataaccagtcagtatctggtgtcaccaccattagcctcatgcagtgcgacacgtctccttcacatagagttgatcaggctgttgattgtggcctgtggaatgttgtcccaactcctcttcaatggctgtgcgaagttgctggatattggcgggaactggaacacgctgtcgtacacgtcgatccagagcatcccaaacatgcttaatgggtgacatgtctggtgagtatacagaccatggaagaactgggacattttcagcttccaggaaaggacatccagccaatttgaagcaactgtgggaagcgttggagtcaacatgggcatccctgtggaacgctttcgacaccttgtagagtcgaTGCGGCTTTAATGCCGGTCTTTCcagccctctcttcctctccctctctttccaacCACACATTGTCCAGATTGTGTATTGTCCGGATTGTGTATTGTCCGGATTGTGTATTGTCCGGATTGTGTATTGTCCAGATTGTGTATTGTCCAGATTGTGTATTGTCCAGATTGTGACacgtctccttcacatagagttgatcaggatgttgattgtggcctgtggaatgttgtcccactcctcttccatggctgtgtgaagttgctggatattggcgggaactgtaacacgctgtcgtacacgtcgatccagagcatcccaaacatgcttaatgggtgacatgtctggtgagtatacaggccatggaagaactgggacattttcagcttccaggaaaggacatccagccaatttgaagcaactgtgggaagcgttggagtcaacatgggcatccctgtggaacgctttcgacaccttgtagagtcgaTGCGGCTTTAATGCCGGTCTTTCcagccctctcttcctctccctctctttccaacCACACATTGTCCGGATTGTGCATTGTCCGGATTGTGTATTGTCCGGATTGTGTATTGTCCGGATTGTGTATTGTCCGGATTGTGTATTGTCCAGATTGTGTATTGTCCAGATTGTGACacgtctccttcacatagagttgatcaggatgttgattgtggcctgtggaatgttgtcccactcctcttcaatggctgtgtgaagttgctggatattggcgggaactgtaacacgctgtcgtacacgtcgatccagagcatcccaaacatgcttaatgggtgacatgtctggtgagtatacaggccatggaagaactgggacattttccgtttccaggaattgtgtacagatccttgtgacatggggcagagcattatcatgctgaaacatgaggtgatggtggcggatgaatggcaggacaatgggtctctggatctcatcactgtatctctgtgcattcaaattgccaaagATAAAAtccaattgtgttcgttgtccgtagcatatgcctgcccataccataaccccaccaccaccatgttgcactatgttcacaatgttgacatcagcaaaccactcacccacacgacgccatacacgctaTGTACcatctgtctggtacagttgaaacctgggattcatccgtgaagagcacacttctccagcgagTCAGcgaccatcgaaggtgagcattttccctctgaagtcggttacgacgccaaactgcagtcaggtcaagaccctggtgaggaagacgagcagatgagcttccctgagagtTCTTtgattgtgcaaacccacagtttcatcagttgtcttGGAGGCaacccgcaggtgaagaagtcggatgtggaggtcctgggctggcgtggttacaagaGGCCGGTTgaaagtactgccaaattctctaaaatgactttggaggcggcttatggtagaaaaagcAACATTAAATTCcttggcaaaagctctggtggacattcctgcagtcagcatgccttttattgaccccagcacaaggtccacctgtgtaatgattatgctgtttaatcagcttcttgataaatcacacctgtcaggtggatggattatcttggcaaaggagaaatgttcactaacaggggatgtaaacaaatttgtacacaacatttgagagaaatcagctttttgtgcatatggacaatttctgggatcttttatttcagctcatgaaacatgggaccaacactttccatgttgcgtttatatttttgttcagtgtagcgtTGGAAATGATTACGTGTCAAATTGTTTATTTTGACCATAGCTCATACACTGTATAGCCCAAAACGACTGGTAAGGCATCCCGGATTCTAGATTTGCCTTCAGTGACGGGAAAAGTTTATTGGAAATAGGtcaaccagaggtctgtttaaatgTGTTTTTCGGGGTACGGGATGTCGCCATCAGCAACGAGAGATCTATGTGCAGTATAGGTCTCCCAGAGAGAAGAGCActaactagggaatagggtgcatccaTCCTTCTATAGAGCCTCCCACAGTATCCTACAGCATCCTACAGCATCCTACAGCATCCTACGGTATCCTACGGTATCCTACAGCATCCTACAGTATCCTACAGCATCCTACGGTATCCTACAGTATCCTACGGTATCCTACAGCATCCTACGGTATCCTACGGTATCTTACAGTATCCTACAGCATCctacagtatcctacagtatCCTACAGCATCCTACGGTATCCTACGGTATCCTACAGCATCctacagtatcctacagtatCCTACGGTATcctacagtattctacagtatcctacagtatCCTACAGCATCCTACAGGATCCTACAGCATCCTACAGCATCCTAGCATAGATATCTGGAAAACAAACATTCCAATGTGCAGTCAACGACCTTCCACTTAAGACTACTCTCTCActccaagcctctctctctctcactccaagcctctctctctctcactccaagcctctctctctctcactccaagcctctctctctctcactccaagcctctctctctctcaccccaagcctctctctctctttctctctctcactccaagcctctctctctctcaccccaagcctctctctctctttctctctctcactccaagcctctctctctctctctctctcactccaagcCTCTCTCACTCCAAGGCTCTCTCCAGCCCTTTCTtactccctcccactccccctcttcctacatccctatctctctccacccccccacccccccctctctgtctttctcgctctcactcagcctcgcctctctctctctgtctctctgtctttctctctctctctcactccaagcctctctttctccctccctctccccctcttcctacatccctctctctctcataccaaTATCTTCCCTTTCTCTCAGTTGATTTACATCTCTTTCTTGTCCTGTACTACAATATCTCCTCCTTTCCACTGTCTCTCAGACTATGGCAACCATTCTTGCCTGTCAGTCTACTATTGTGTCCATCACGTCATCTCCAGCGTGGCAGCTCTCCTCTCCGTGTACGATCAACACCGGGAAGAAAAACGCATCGTGGTAAGACGGAGGCCTATCCCTCACCCCctcatccacctctcctcctccctcctgctcttcttcctcatcctcctcttcctcctcctcctctctctctccttccaacaCTCCTCTACTTTCCTCATCATCCTGACCCTGCCGGGACCCTAACCCCAGaaaccctccccctcctcctcctccgtcttCCCCCCGTCCTCCTCCTAGTCCTCCCCCCACACTACGAGAGTGAAATAGACTTGCTGGTCTCGGCCGTGTCCCCAGAGAAAACCCACTACGACTTAACACTAACctgccacctccccctcccccacccggACCCCCACCCCCTACCCCATTTGCCCTCATCCCAACCACAGTGCCGTTCAGCAGGGCTCGATTCCCCGTCGGGGCCCTTAGCCTGGATGGCAGGCTGGAGCTTGACGTGGCACTCCGACACCGGGGGCAGCTCTGGAGGAGGTAAGCCGTGGAGAAGGCCACTGGGCGGGTCATGCTGGCTGGAAAGCCCCCCTGGATGGAGTCCGGCGCTCCAGGTGTGGATGAGGTGGTGTTAGTTTCTCCTGTTCCACTGACTcctccattgctctctctctccaagtccatGAGAAGAGCTTCGGAATAGGAAGGAACCATTTGTTGATTACAGCGAATATGCCACTCCAGCTCCGTCATGTCCACCGTGTTCACCCGCGATATCGCTCTGTAGCTCGCCCCGCCGTTgacgctcctctctcctcccgtcGTTCCTCCGTTCTCCGTCACTCCGTCGCCTCCTCCGCCCTCATGGATCGTCTCCTCTCCGAACAGTTTCTCCACGTGGTAGTGTACATGGGCCGTGCAGTACTCCGACACGACCCGGATGGGCCAGGAGAAGAGGAACGCTGAGGCTAGCCAGAAGACCCGGTGTCGGGAATACCACGGTTGCCGGGTCGGGTCTGGGAACGCCAGAATATGCTCCTTGAAATCCACGTTCTTTAGATGCATCCCTTCCCGGGCTTCCATGTAATCGTCCAGACCCTCGTTGTCTCCGAAGAAGCGTGCTCGCTGGGTGAGGTATGCAGCCTCCGCACGGGCGCTGGCAAAACTGAAACAGAGGAACAATTGATAAATTGATTGATTAATTCACTGATTCGATTTATATAGCGATTTTACAGTGGCTCAAAGCAGGTGAGAACAaaaatctatttatttatttgaattttcAACAATACTTTTTTTTTAACTGAACATCTAGAATTCcaagtgtggtgtgtgtatggtgtgtgtgtggtgtgtgtggtgtgggtgtatggtgtgtgtgtggtgtgtgtatagtgtgtgtgtggtgtgtgtggtgtgtgtggtgtgtgtgtgtgtattgtgtgtggtgtgtgtatggtgtgtgtatggtgtgtgtattgtgtgtgtattgtgtgtgtgtgtgtgtgtgtattgtgtggtgtgtgtattgtgtgtgtgtggtgtgtgtattgtgtgtgtgtatggtgtgtgtgtatggtgtgtggtgtgtgtgtgtggtgtgtgtatgttgtgtgtgtattgtgtgtgtatggagtgtgtgtgtgtgtgtggtgtgtgtgtgtgtgtggtgtgtgtgtgtgtgtggtgtgtgtgtatgtgtatggtgtgtgtgtgtatggtgtgtgtgtgtgtgtggtgtgtgtgtgtattgtgtgtgtatggtgtgtgtgtatggtgtgtatgtatgtgtatggtgtgtgtgtgtattgtatgtgtatggtgtgtatggtgtgtgtgtgtgtattgtgtgtgtatggtgtgtgtgtgtgtgtgtgtggtgtgcatgtatgtgtatggtgtgtgcgtgtgtattgtgtgtgtatggtgtgtgtgtgtgtggtgtgtgtgtgtacgtgtatggtgtgtgtgtgtatggtgtgtatgtgtatggtgtgtgtgtatggtgtgtgtgtgtatggtgtgtgtgtatggtgtgtgtgtatggtgtgtgtgtgtgtggtgtgtgtgtgtgtgtattgtgtgtgtatggtgtgtgtgtggtgtgtgtatgtgtattgtgtgtgtgtggtgtgtgtgtgtgtgtgtggtgtgagtgtgtatgtgtatggtgtgtgtgtatgtgtatggtgtgtgtgtggtgtgagtgtgtatgtgtatggtgtgtgtgtatgtgtatggtgtgtgtatggtgtgtgtatggtgtgtgtgtggtgtgtgtgtgtggtgtgtgtggtgtgtatggtgtgtgtggtgtgtatggtgtgtgtggtgtgtatggtgtgtgtggtgtgtgtggtgtgtatggtgtgtatgtgtatggtgtgtatgtgtgtgtgtgtggtgtgtgtgtggtgtgtatggtgtgtgtggtgtgtgtatgtgtatggtgtgtgtatggtgtgtgtggtgtgtgtatgtgtatggtgtgtgtgtatggtgtgtgtggtgtgtgtgtgtatgtgtatggtgtgtgtgtggtgtggtgtgtgtgtgtatgtgtgtggtgtgtgtgtggtgtgtgtgtgtgtgtgtgtgtggtgtgtgtatggtgtgtgtggtgtgtatggtgtgtgtggtgtgtgtggtgtgtgtatggtgtgtgtgtatgtgtgtggtgtgtgtgtggtgcgtgtgtggtgtgtgtggtgtgtgtggtgtgtgtgtggtgtgtgtatggtgtgtgtgtatgtgtgtggtgtgtgtggtgtgtgtatgtgtgtggtgtgtgtgtggtgtgtgtggtgtgtgtggtgtgtgtgtggtgtgtgtgtggtgtgtgtggtgtgtgtgtgtggtgtgtgtgtggtgtgtgtatggtgtgtgtgtatgtgtgtggtgtgtgtatggtgtgtgtgtatgtgtgtggtgtgtgtgtggtgtgtgtgtggtgtgtgtgtgtggtgtgtatggtgtgtgtggtgtgtatggtgtgtgtggtgtgtgtatggtgtgtgtgtatgtgtgtggtgtgtgtgtggtgcgtgtgtggtgtgtgtggtgtatgtgtgtggtgtgtgtggtgtgtgtatggtgtgtgtgtatgtgtgtggtgtgtgtgtggtgtgtgtggtgtgtgtggtgtgtgtgtggtgtgtgtatggtgtgtgtgtatgtgtgtggtgtgtgtatggtgtgtgtgtatgtgtgtggtgtgtgtgtggtgtgtgtatggtgtgtgtgtatgtgtgtggtgtgtgtgtatggtgtgtgtgtgtgtgtggtgtgtgtgtggtgggtgtgtgtggtgtgtatggtgtgtgtgtgtgtgtggtgtgtgtgtggtgtgtgtgtgtggtgtgtatggtgtgtgtgtgtgtgtggtgtgtgtgtggtgtgggtgtatggtgtgtgtgtggtgtgtgtggtgtgtgtgtggtgtgtgtggtgtgtgtgtgtgtattgtgtgtggtgtgtgtatggtgtgtgtatggtgtgtgtattgtgtgtgtattgtgtgtgtgtgtgtgtgtattgtgtggtgtgtgtattgtgtgtgtgtggtgtgtgtattgtgtgtgtgtatggtgtgtgtgtatggtgtgtggtgtgtggtgtgtgtatgttgtgtgtgtattgtgtgtgtatggagtgtgtgtgtgtgtgtggtgtgtgtgtgtgtgtggtgtgtgtgtgtgtgtggtgtgtgtgtatgtgtatggtgtgtgtgtgtatggtgtgtgtgtgtgtgtggtgtgtgtgtgtattgtgtgtgtatggtgtgtgtgtatggtgtgtatgtatgtgtatggtgtgtgtgtgtattgtatgtgtatggtgtgtatggtgtgtgtgtgtgtattgtgtgtgtatggtgtgtgtgtgtgtgtgtgtgtggtgtgcatgtatgtgtatggtgtgtgcgtgtgtattgtgtgtgtatggtgtgtgtgtgtgtggtgtgtgtgtgtacgtgtatgttgtgtgtgtgtatggtgtgtgtgtatgtgtatggtgtgtgtgtatggtgtgtgtgtgtatggtgtgtgtgtatggtgtgtgtgtgtgtgtggtgtgtgtgtgtgtgtattgtgtgtgtatggtgtgtgtatggtgtgtgtatggtgtgtgtgtggtgtgtgtatgtgtattgtgtgtgtatggtgtgtgtggtgtgtgtgtatgtgtatggtgtgtgtgtggtgtgtgtgtgtgtgtggtgtgagtgtgtatgtgtatggtgtgtgtgtatgtgtatggtgtgtgtgtggtgtgagtgtgtatgtgtatggtgtgtgtgtatgtgtatggtgtgtgtgtgtgtgtatggtgtgtgtgtggtgtgtgtgtgtggtgtgtgtggtgtgtatggtgtgtgtggtgtgtatggtgtgtgtggtgtgtatggtgtgtgtggtgtgtatggtgtgtatgtgtatggtgtgtatgtgtgtgtgtgtggtgtgtgtgtggtgtgtatggtgtgtgtggtgtgtgtatgtgtatggtgtgtgtatggtgtgtgtggtgtgtgtatgtgtatggtgtgtgtgtatggtgtgtgtggtgtgtgtgtgtgtgtatgtgtatggtgtgtgtgtggtgtggtgtgtgtgtgtatgtgtgtggtgtgtgtgtggtgtgtgtgtggtgtgtgtgtggtgtgtgtatggtgtgtgtgtgtatgtgtatgtgtgtggtgtgtgtggtgtgtggtgtgtgtgtggtgtgtgtgtggtgtgtgtgtggtgtgtgtggtgtgtgtatggtgtgtgtatgtgtgtggtgtgtgtgtggtgtgtgtggtgtgtgtgtggtgtgtgtatggtgtgtgtgtatgtgtgtggtgtgtgtgtggtgtgtgtggtgtgtgtgtggtgtgtgtgtggtgtgtgtatggtgtgtgtgtatgtgtgtggtgtgtgtatggtgtgtgtgtatgtgtgtggtgtgtgtgtggtgtgtgtatggtgtgtgtgtatgtgtgtggtgtgtgtgtatggtgtgtgtgtgtgtgtgtgtgtgtgtgtggtgtgtgtgtgtggtgtgtatggtgtgtgtgtatgtgtgtggtgtgtgtgtggtgtgtgtatggtgtgtgtgtatgtgtgtggtgtgtgtgtatggtgtgtgtgtgtgtgtggtgtgtgtgtggtgtgtgtgtgtggtgtgtatggtgtgtgtggtgtgtatggtgtgtgtggtgtgtgtggtgtgtgtatggtgtgtgtgtatgtgtgtggtgtgtgtgtggtgcgtgtgtggtgtgtgtggtgtgtgtggtgtgtgtgtggtgtgtgtatggtgtgtgtgtatgtgtgtggtgtgtgtggtgtgtgtatggtgtgtgtgtatgtgtgtggtgtgtgtgtggtgtgtgtggtgtgtgtggtgtgtgtgtggtgtgtgtgtggtgtgtgtatggtgtgtgtgtatgtgtgtggtgtgtgtatggtgtgtgtgtatgtgtgtggtgtgtgtgtggtgtgtgtatggtgtgtgtgtatgtgtgtggtgtgtgtgtatggtgtgtgtgtgtggtgtgtgtgtgtggtgtgtatggtgtgtgtgtatgtgtatggtgtgtgtgtggtgtgtgtgttgtgagtgtgtatgtgtatggtgtgtgtgtgtatgtgtatggtgtgtgtgtggtgtgagtgtgtatgtgtatggtgtgtgtgtatgtgtatggtgtgtgtgtgtgtgtatggtgtgtgtgtggtgtgtgtgtgtggtgtgtgtggtgtgtatggtgtgtgtggtgtgtatggtgtgtgtggtgtgtatggtgtgtgtggtgtgtgtggtgtgtatggtgtgtatgtgtatggtgtgtatgtgtgtgtgtggtgtgtgtgtggtgtgtatggtgtgtgtatgtgtatggtgtgtgtgtatggtgtgtgtggtgtgtgtatgtgtatggtgtgtgtgtatggtgtgtgtggtgtgtgtgtgtatgtgtatggtgtgtgtgtggtgtggtgtgtgtgtgtatgtgtgtggtgtgtgtgtggtgtgtgtgtggtgtgtgtgtggtgtgtgtgtggtgtgtgtatggtgtgtgtgtgtatgtgtatggtgtgtatgtgtgtggtgtgtgtatggtgtgtgtggtgtgtgtggtgtgtgtgtggtgtgtgtgtgtatgtgtacggtgtgtatgtgtgtggtgtgtgtgtggtgtgtgtatggtgtgtgtgtgtat
Above is a genomic segment from Oncorhynchus masou masou isolate Uvic2021 chromosome 23, UVic_Omas_1.1, whole genome shotgun sequence containing:
- the LOC135509901 gene encoding transmembrane protein 151B, yielding MQTEVPVPPETGEETLEDGSGREEQRPLQQSLAASLCRESYWKCLLLTLLMYGCFTTLGWCVVCRVPALGSGEYVVVSAPSATTFPDLPQLHLQQDSPCSSGYVYIPLAFLAMLYVVYLVECWHCYSKTAILAHAETAEVYERVSRLQQATPCIWWKAISYHYVRRTRQVTRYRNGDAYTTTQVYHERVNTHASSSEFDYGRHGVKDVSKKLQGLQEHPAVRLRFTKCFSFASARAEAAYLTQRARFFGDNEGLDDYMEAREGMHLKNVDFKEHILAFPDPTRQPWYSRHRVFWLASAFLFSWPIRVVSEYCTAHVHYHVEKLFGEETIHEGGGGDGVTENGGTTGGERSVNGGASYRAISRVNTVDMTELEWHIRCNQQMVPSYSEALLMDLERESNGGVSGTGETNTTSSTPGAPDSIQGGFPASMTRPVAFSTAYLLQSCPRCRSATSSSSLPSRLRAPTGNRALLNGTVVGMRANGVGGGGPGGGGGGGRLVLSRSGFSLGTRPRPASLFHSRSVGGGLGGGRGEDGGGGGGGFLGLGSRQGQDDEESRGVLEGEREEEEEEEDEEEEQEGGGEVDEGVRDRPPSYHDAFFFPVLIVHGEESCHAGDDVMDTIVD